The following proteins are co-located in the Sulfurospirillum deleyianum DSM 6946 genome:
- a CDS encoding sel1 repeat family protein, translating into MKKVLFSTLFLLSFAHADLFREAVLAYKSGHYSDAKELFERSIKQESSMQSYFYLGKMYLYGEGLEANAALAIPYLEQAVMKGNVKAKCYLAEAYLKNHTKQDEAILLLKEGSKNSPLCQEIASTYKITLN; encoded by the coding sequence ATGAAAAAAGTTTTGTTTTCGACCCTTTTTCTTCTCTCGTTTGCTCATGCAGACCTTTTTAGAGAAGCGGTATTGGCATACAAAAGTGGTCATTATAGCGATGCCAAGGAGCTATTTGAACGCTCTATTAAACAAGAAAGTAGTATGCAAAGTTACTTTTACCTAGGAAAAATGTACCTTTATGGAGAAGGATTAGAAGCCAATGCTGCCCTTGCCATTCCCTATTTAGAACAAGCCGTTATGAAAGGAAATGTTAAAGCAAAATGCTATCTTGCAGAAGCTTATCTTAAAAATCACACCAAACAAGATGAAGCCATTTTGCTTTTAAAAGAAGGTTCAAAAAACAGTCCCTTATGTCAAGAGATTGCCTCCACTTACAAAATAACATTAAATTAA